GCTCTGTAAACTCGTTTAAGGACTCTGTCCTGATAATCTTTCTAGCCAAAATCCGAAGGTTATCGATGGACTGTATAGATCTAATTTTGACTGAAAGCATTAAGGGTAATGGACCGTATAGTTCTGTTGCAAGGTCAACCAAGGTGTCTTGGGCGTTTTTAAGTTCGCCAACACCCTCCCAGTATGGTCTCCTTGTTTGCTCAACCCTTTTTTCAATTTCTTGCATTGCTACACCTACCATGACCTTACCTCCTGGAAATCGTCTGGTGTGTTCAGTTAATCGCTCCTCACTCAAGGAGCCCGATGCCAGTACGTATTTCAAAATATTAAACAGATATTCTTTCCTTTTATCCTCATCAGGCAGCTGCTCAAGTAAGTCAAATATTTCCTGCAGCTTTATGTCCAGTTCAGGGAAGTGAATGTACTTAAACAGCAGATGAAAAATTTCCATAAGGATAGAGGTTTTGAAAGCCTCGTCTGCCATATGGGTTATGTCATGCAGTAAATGCCTGAACTTAGGAATAAAAACCCTGAATGATTCATGGGGTATTTCAAAATAGTCTTCAAAGT
Above is a window of Desulfonatronovibrio magnus DNA encoding:
- a CDS encoding Rpn family recombination-promoting nuclease/putative transposase — protein: SNEIAELYFLFEHKSYLDKYALLQALHYSVQKWMNLYRRNKLSGYLPIVIPVIIYHGVSKWTFSCDFEDYFEIPHESFRVFIPKFRHLLHDITHMADEAFKTSILMEIFHLLFKYIHFPELDIKLQEIFDLLEQLPDEDKRKEYLFNILKYVLASGSLSEERLTEHTRRFPGGKVMVGVAMQEIEKRVEQTRRPYWEGVGELKNAQDTLVDLATELYGPLPLMLSVKIRSIQSIDNLRILARKIIRTESLNEFTELVDRAAEN